The following is a genomic window from Sulfitobacter pontiacus.
CCCGACGGCAAGCGCTTGATCCCCCGCGACATGCGTGACCTCGCACCCGCTGACCTGCGCCATCGCCCGCGCCGCACGGTCGCGGATCGGGCCGAAGCGGGGGGCGTATTCCATATTGGTGCGTATCGCTTCAGCCTGATCGCCGTTAACGCGCACGTCAAAGTCAGAACCGTCTACCGTTATGGCAGTTGCAGGCAGGCCGCTGAAATGCGCGCTCGGCATGTTGCAGCCCGTGACAAACAGCATCACCAAGGCGCACAGCAAGACGGTAAGGAATCGCGTATCTCTCATCATGAGCCCATCTAACGCGCGGCACCCTAAGCGAGTGTTAATTCGAACCAACATTGTGCAGAAAACAATCGCGTTGCCGCCCCGCCCCTCCGGTCATATAATTTGACCAATCCAAGGAAACGCCGATGCCCTTTCAGCCTATTGCCTCCGAAAAACTGTCAGCCGCTGTCGTTAGGCAGGTAGAACAGTTAATCCTGCGTGGCATTCTGCGGCCCGGCGAACGGCTACCCGCAGAGCGGGAGCTGGCAGAGCGTCTGGCCGTTTCGCGCCCCTCGCTTCGGGATGCTATTGCCCAGCTTCAGGCCAGCGGATTGCTGACCTCAAAGCCCGGCGCGGGGGTCTATGTCGCCGATGTGCTCGGCAGCGCGTTCTCCCCTGCCCTGACAGAGCTTTTTGCACGTCACGACGAAGCCGTGTTCGACTATCTTTCGTTCCGCCGCGACATGGAAGGACTGGCAGCCGAACGGGCCGCGCGGCTTGGTTCTGACACCGACCTTGGGGTCATTCAGGCGGTTTTCGACAAGATGGAAGCCGCACATCAGAAGCGTAACGCAGATGACGAAGCGCAACTGGACGCGCAGTTTCATATGGCGATCACAGAGGCGAGCCATAACGTCGTCATGCTGCATATGATGCGGTCGATGTATGACCTGCTGCGTGGCGGCGTGTTCTACAATCGCGAAGTCATGTTTAAACAGCGCACAACGCGCACCGCCCTGCTGGATCAACACCGCGCCATCAACGACGCATTACAGGCACGTGATCCCGCCGCGGCACAAGCCGCGGTAGAGGCGCATCTGACCTATGTCGAGAATGCGCTGCGCGATCATCAAAAGGCCGAGCGTAATGAAGATGTCGCGCGACAACGTCTTCAACACGAGACAAACACCTAGCCCAACGTAAAAGGCCCCGGTCAATACCGAGGCCTTTTAAAGTCAGTTCGTTAAAACTTAGTGAAGCTTCGCGTCGACTTCGGCAATTGCACTGTCGATCAACGCATTGCCTTCCGCGGCTGTCATCTTCTTGGCGATAACATCCTTGGCAGCGGCAATGGCCACAACGACAGCTTGATCGCGGACCTCTTTAACGGCAGCAGCCTGAGCGGAGTCGATCTGCTCTTCGGCGGCGGCCATACGGCGCGCGATGGATTTTTCCAGGTCGGCACGTGCCTGATCCGCGGCTTCGTTCGCTTCGGCCTTTGCCGATGTCACGATACGGTCCGCTTGCTCTTTCACTTCCTGCTGCTTGCGTTCGTAGCTGGCAAGAAGTGTCTGCGCTTCTTCACGCAGCGCACGGGCTTCGTCCAGTTCGGACTTGATGCCTTCGGCGCGGCTGTCGAGCATGCTGCCCATCATCTTTGGCACTTTGAAATAGATCAAAACACCGACGAAAAGCAGGAAAGCCAGCAGGACGATAAAGTCCGTATTGCGCAGCGAAAAGAACACGTCACCAGCTGCAAAAGCAGGAGAGGCAACCAGACCGGCGACGAGGGCTGAGAAGGTCAAACGCATGGCTTATCCTTTCATCCGGGCATCGACGGCCGCGGAAATTGTTTTCGCGTCAGCAGAGCCACCGACGGCGGCGACGATGGCCTCGGCGGTGTCTTTGGCGACAGCTTCAACGTTCTCCATCGCGGAGGCGCGGATTTCGCTGATCGCTTTTTCAGACTCGGCAGATTTGGCGGCGATCTCGGCGTCTGCCTTGGCAATCGCTTTGTCCAGATCGGCCTG
Proteins encoded in this region:
- a CDS encoding F0F1 ATP synthase subunit B, which codes for MRLTFSALVAGLVASPAFAAGDVFFSLRNTDFIVLLAFLLFVGVLIYFKVPKMMGSMLDSRAEGIKSELDEARALREEAQTLLASYERKQQEVKEQADRIVTSAKAEANEAADQARADLEKSIARRMAAAEEQIDSAQAAAVKEVRDQAVVVAIAAAKDVIAKKMTAAEGNALIDSAIAEVDAKLH
- a CDS encoding FCD domain-containing protein, with translation MPFQPIASEKLSAAVVRQVEQLILRGILRPGERLPAERELAERLAVSRPSLRDAIAQLQASGLLTSKPGAGVYVADVLGSAFSPALTELFARHDEAVFDYLSFRRDMEGLAAERAARLGSDTDLGVIQAVFDKMEAAHQKRNADDEAQLDAQFHMAITEASHNVVMLHMMRSMYDLLRGGVFYNREVMFKQRTTRTALLDQHRAINDALQARDPAAAQAAVEAHLTYVENALRDHQKAERNEDVARQRLQHETNT